A window of Thermoproteus sp. genomic DNA:
CGCCGTGAGGTAAATGCCTTGGCGATGTCCGATATGCGGCACCGAGAATCCTGACGAGGTCGATGTCTGTAGGATCTGCGGCGCGTATAGGCCTACTGCCAATACGGTGAGCGCGTCGGACTGGAGGGGCGCTAGGATATTGCCCCCATATAAGCGCCTAATTGTGGAGATCTTAGATTCGTCGGTCAAAAGCTTAGTTGGGCTCTCCAGACAGATAGATCTGACTGCAACTGGCAATATCATAACTATCGGGCGCGCCCTAGACAACCACTTAGTGATTCCCGACCCTACAGTCTCTAGGAGACATTTGAGGATAATTGTCTCTTCCGACGGCTTGGTGATAGAGGACTTGGGGAGCACCAACGGCACATATCTACTTCCTGAAGGCAAGAAGATAAACACGGCTAAAGTGGGCGAAGAGGCCTCAATAAAGATAGGTAATTCTGTTATAAAACTGTCATTAAGGAAATAGCGCTATATCAGCTCTAAAGTCCTGGCGAGGGGCCTCGCCCCGTCTTCTTCTATTAGGAAGGTGTCCTCAAATTGCGCCACGAAGCCCCTGCCTTCCTCCACGAGGACCTCGTAGCCGTAGAGAACTCCCTCGGACAAGCCCTCCCTATAGAAGTCTTCGGGTATTTGGTCGAACCATCTGGGCGAGAACGGCAGATTATTCGAATAATTATATATAATATCTATGTATTTTTGATATTTTTTAGATTTTCTTTTCATTAACCTAAATATTGTAATAATATTATTATCTATAACAAACCCTTTACCATTTGTAGCAAAAGGCTCTACGGCATAGACGTCGTGGACCTTAAAGGCTTGAGAGGCGGACTTATCGCTATAGTTGGGCACTACATCTCCTGCATGTAAATTATAGCGCTCTATTCTGTGTCCGGTTAAGTTGTAAATAGGCTTATATCCAGCCTCCTTTATGCTGGCCTCTATGGCCCCTCCTACCTGCCAGGCCTTAACTCCAGGTTTTATCATATCTTGGGCGCTCTTCAAGGCCTTGTAGGCCGCCTTAACTAGCCCGTCGTACGCGTTGGTGCCTAGGGCTACAGTAACGGCAGCATCTACTATATATCCATCCCTATGGGCTCCTATATCTATTTTCACCACAGAATTTTTCGGAATTTTCTTTTCGTCGGCCTTCACGGCGGTGTAATGTGCGGCGACTTCGTTAATGCCTATATTGACTGGAAACGCCGGCCTTGCGCCTTGCGCTATTATGAATTGTTCTATCTTCTCACAGAGCTCCAACACGGGCATGTCTGGGTGGATCATATCGAGGGCGTAGTTGAGCGCTTTATGGACTATGTCGCCGACTGTCACCAACTCATTCATGGAAAACGTCTTTACGATGAACATATATAAGATTTTATTCCATAATGTTAAAATTAAATATAATATTCTTATTGTTAATATTATATTCTATATTTACAATTAAAAGAGATATTGCGGTTTTAGTCATAGGAACACAAATAATTTAAAGGATTAGAGCCAGAGGACTCACATGGGTGCCTTAACCATAGTCTCCAAGTACATGATCGTAGCCCAGATCGAAGTAAATGGAGCTGTAGATAAATCCGACATAATCGGCGCCCTCTTCTCGCAGACGGAGGGCCTATTGGGCAAAGACATGGATTTAAGGGAGTTACAGATGATGGGGAGGATAGGCAGGATAGAAATCGACATACTCGAAAAAGACGGCCGTACGAAGGCTAGGATAAACATTCCGTCAAACCTAGACCGCTACGAGACCGCGCTGGTCGCTGCGTTAATCGAAAGCGTGGAGAGGGTAGGGCCCTATCCTGCGACTGTTAAGATAATAGAAGTTAGAGACTTAAGGGAGGAGAAACGGAATAGAATAATCGAGAGGGCTAAAGAGCTCGTGAAGATGTTGGAGGAGGAGATACTGCCCGACACAAAGGAGATCTTGGAGAAGTTAAAAGAGGATGTAGCCAAGGCCGAGATAATAGAATATGGGCCCGAGAAGCTTCCTGCAGGTCCCGATATAGATAAATCGGACAGTATAATTATAGTCGAAGGCCGCGCCGACGTCGTCAACTTGGTGAAACACGGCTATAGGAACGTGATAGCGATAGAAGGTATAAGTCAGGGGATTCCTCAGACCATTATAGAGTTGAGCAAAAAGAGGACCGTCACGGCCTTCGTCGATGGCGACAAGGGCGGCGAGCTGGTCCTCCGCGATCTGTTAAAGGTGGCGCATGTGGACTATATAGCCAGGGCGCCTCCGGGCAAGGAGGTGGAACAACTAACGGCCAAGGAGATAGCGAGGGCCTTGAGGAACAAGATGTCGGTTGAGGAATATTTGGCTCAACAGAAGGCGCAAGAGCAAGCCCCGGCCCAACAGCCGCAACAACAAGCCCCGGCCGTAGAGACGCAACAACAGCCCCCGCAAGCCCGTTCGCCGTCTGGGCTTCCCGAGTTCCTGAAGGGCAAGATAGACGAAATGTTGGGGACTTTAGAGGCCGAGGTCTACGACGATAAGTGGGGACTTATTAAGAGGCTCGCCGTGAGGGAGTTGCCCGACTTCTTGGCGTCTAACGAGAGCAATATATATGCGATATTAATGGACGGCATAGCTACACAAAGGATAGTGGACCTAGCGGCCAAGAGGGGCGTAAAGTACATAATTGCCGCGAGGATAGGGCCTATCGCCAAGGCGCCGGAGGACATGTCGGTGATCTCTTTCGACGAGGTGAAGACTAGTTAAGGAAATCGAGTAGGCTTTTACCTCCTCTCCCGGTAAGCAAATCGGACTCCTTTACGCCGATGACTTCGGCGATTCTCAAAGCAGCGGGTACTATTTGTTTCTCGATATAGTAGTCTATATCTATCTCTTTTATGTCCTCTACTAATATGTACGGCTTGGCCCTTAGGCTCAACTTTTCGCCGCCCTTAACTATTACATACCCTATAGTGGTCCCTTTATGTACTTTAAATCCATGTTTCTCGAGGAGCCTTGCCGCATATACGTGAGGAGGTATGACTTTATATTCACCTAGTTCTTTGTCTAAAGTTTTCCATATTATTAAATCATCTATATCTATATTATATTTCTTTATTTTATCTATTATAGATTTTATATAATTAATTATTTTATTTCTAGCTTCATTTATATTTTGAGAATTTAGCACTTGCCCTATCACGTTAAGTTGTACCTCTTTTGCGAGTTCGCACCAGTCGCCCCTAACGACCTCAAAGCCTACAATATCTATCCTGCCGTCGTCTAGAAGGCCCGCGTAGCGCTTCTTAGATTCCGTAAATAAAATCTTTTTATATATTTTTTCTAATTTTATTTCAATATTATATTTATTATCTACATATTCAATTATTTTATCTATATTTGGAGAATATTTGACGAAGAGGCTATCTGTATCGCCATATATTACATTCATGCCGATACTCTTAGCGTAATTTATCACGTCCATCAAGATGTTCCTAGCGAAAGCCGTGACGGACTCGGCTACTTCGCGTTTATACCACCTAGCCCCCATCCAGCCCATATAGCCGTACATGGCGTTTGCCAGAACCTTCAAGGCCCTTTGTCTTTCATCCAACAGCTTATACTCAACGCTATTGGGGTCGAGGCCCGACATGGTTTTTTTAACCTCCCGCCTTAACCTCACGAGCGACGCCAATACTTGCGGTATGAAGCCCGTAGGCGCCTTTCTGAACCTATGGCCGACCTCGGGAGCCCTGTAGGCCCCCTCTGGCGGGTCGGGCTCGTCGGGCTCCAGATAGGTGTCTGGAGACAGGTTGTACTTCATCATTATGTTGGGGTACATCGATGTGAAGTCTAGCACCGCCACGTCTTGATATATGCCGGGCCTCGGCTCCAACACGATGGCGCCTCTATAGGTCTCGTAGGGCCTCTCCTCCCTGTTTGGAGCTATCTCGCCCATACGGTATGCATACCGCATGAGAAGCCACTCGACTCTGGCCCCTACAGACGCCGCGGCCACTTGGTCTAACGGCACGCCCGATACCGACGAGAGCTGTATTAAGTAGGGCAGGAGCTTTTCGCCAAGGCCGAAAGTCGATACGGCGTCCTCTATGGCGTATTTTATCAATAGGGGCCGTCTGGACGGATCGTCCCAGTACTCGTATATTCTGTGGCCAGGTATCAACGTCCGCTCGTCGCGCCTCATTACGCCGAAATATTCCGCGGCCCTATCTAGCGTCTTCACCTTGATCTCCTGTATCTCGTCGATAAGGTTGAAGAGGTCGACGTTGGCTCTGCCCAAGACGGACCAATGTCCGTATACGCTCTGTTGAGGGACGCCGCCTAATCTATCAACGCCCAGCGTTATGCCCAACCTTCTAGACCTCTCTACTAGATACGGCCAGTCGAAGCCGTTGGAGTTGTACCCCAATATTACATCGGGGTCGTATTCGTTTACATAATTTATGAATTCGCGTATGGCGTTTCTGTCATCCTTGTCGTTGGCAGCAATGGCAGTAGTCTTACCGCTCGAATCTTTAAGCGATATGACTATAACCGGATCTCTGGTGGGATCCGCCGTTCCGCGCTCGTTGTAGACCTCTATGTCGAATGCCAAAATCCTAAGATCCGGCAAGACGCCTGACTTCTCGGCTAGAGGTTC
This region includes:
- the dnaG gene encoding DNA primase DnaG, with product MGALTIVSKYMIVAQIEVNGAVDKSDIIGALFSQTEGLLGKDMDLRELQMMGRIGRIEIDILEKDGRTKARINIPSNLDRYETALVAALIESVERVGPYPATVKIIEVRDLREEKRNRIIERAKELVKMLEEEILPDTKEILEKLKEDVAKAEIIEYGPEKLPAGPDIDKSDSIIIVEGRADVVNLVKHGYRNVIAIEGISQGIPQTIIELSKKRTVTAFVDGDKGGELVLRDLLKVAHVDYIARAPPGKEVEQLTAKEIARALRNKMSVEEYLAQQKAQEQAPAQQPQQQAPAVETQQQPPQARSPSGLPEFLKGKIDEMLGTLEAEVYDDKWGLIKRLAVRELPDFLASNESNIYAILMDGIATQRIVDLAAKRGVKYIIAARIGPIAKAPEDMSVISFDEVKTS
- a CDS encoding DNA polymerase II, whose protein sequence is MELKFWLLDITYSVVGGTPEIRMFGITDGGERVVVIDRSFKPYFYVRTDSPNLKQVLIKAAPVESIEAVERKYFGRPIALFRVTAKIPEDVRRLREAALSLKGTEVYEADIRFYMRYMIDTGVTPSTWHVVEVSEEGKIGKYRKYLAKRPPEPLAEKSGVLPDLRILAFDIEVYNERGTADPTRDPVIVISLKDSSGKTTAIAANDKDDRNAIREFINYVNEYDPDVILGYNSNGFDWPYLVERSRRLGITLGVDRLGGVPQQSVYGHWSVLGRANVDLFNLIDEIQEIKVKTLDRAAEYFGVMRRDERTLIPGHRIYEYWDDPSRRPLLIKYAIEDAVSTFGLGEKLLPYLIQLSSVSGVPLDQVAAASVGARVEWLLMRYAYRMGEIAPNREERPYETYRGAIVLEPRPGIYQDVAVLDFTSMYPNIMMKYNLSPDTYLEPDEPDPPEGAYRAPEVGHRFRKAPTGFIPQVLASLVRLRREVKKTMSGLDPNSVEYKLLDERQRALKVLANAMYGYMGWMGARWYKREVAESVTAFARNILMDVINYAKSIGMNVIYGDTDSLFVKYSPNIDKIIEYVDNKYNIEIKLEKIYKKILFTESKKRYAGLLDDGRIDIVGFEVVRGDWCELAKEVQLNVIGQVLNSQNINEARNKIINYIKSIIDKIKKYNIDIDDLIIWKTLDKELGEYKVIPPHVYAARLLEKHGFKVHKGTTIGYVIVKGGEKLSLRAKPYILVEDIKEIDIDYYIEKQIVPAALRIAEVIGVKESDLLTGRGGKSLLDFLN
- a CDS encoding FHA domain-containing protein; its protein translation is MPWRCPICGTENPDEVDVCRICGAYRPTANTVSASDWRGARILPPYKRLIVEILDSSVKSLVGLSRQIDLTATGNIITIGRALDNHLVIPDPTVSRRHLRIIVSSDGLVIEDLGSTNGTYLLPEGKKINTAKVGEEASIKIGNSVIKLSLRK
- the map gene encoding type II methionyl aminopeptidase, which gives rise to MNELVTVGDIVHKALNYALDMIHPDMPVLELCEKIEQFIIAQGARPAFPVNIGINEVAAHYTAVKADEKKIPKNSVVKIDIGAHRDGYIVDAAVTVALGTNAYDGLVKAAYKALKSAQDMIKPGVKAWQVGGAIEASIKEAGYKPIYNLTGHRIERYNLHAGDVVPNYSDKSASQAFKVHDVYAVEPFATNGKGFVIDNNIITIFRLMKRKSKKYQKYIDIIYNYSNNLPFSPRWFDQIPEDFYREGLSEGVLYGYEVLVEEGRGFVAQFEDTFLIEEDGARPLARTLELI